A genomic segment from Phragmites australis chromosome 6, lpPhrAust1.1, whole genome shotgun sequence encodes:
- the LOC133921508 gene encoding E3 ubiquitin-protein ligase ATL4-like, which produces MAALPPPVAGDPFAATIPPSLPSPSPSSFNLSPSLLIIAALLAFVFFASVSIHFLLRCIARPSSSHPAPSPLPRARGASEAVAEAEAGAQLARRSAAAAGREQVEAEVDDEKERLIASLPLFTMASALAALPKSSPDCAVCLSPFSPDAELRLLPACHHAFHAACVDAWLRTTLSCPLCRADVSLPHPPLPPTAAAGQEPLDSRMSSNNNSRSFRVEIGSVSNRRSSAAGDDCRTYSLGSFDYRVNEEVEAVVARIARPAAAAVKSATPAAAAPSTPGETLAEAAGSRGWLREYVDRLASSASSLSGRWSGRWSQGHHSHRHDDARWSQGHHSLRHDDSWRWDPEAAGAMSRAPDEEEPGFVSLYRWIVGV; this is translated from the coding sequence ATGGCCGCCCTCCCGCCGCCGGTCGCCGGCGACCCGTTCGCCGCCACCATTCCGCCTTCATTgccatcgccgtcgccgtcgtcgttcAACCTCTCCCCCTCGCTGCTCATCATCGCGGCGCTGCTGGCGTTCGTTTTCTTCGCCTCCGTCTCGATCCACTTCCTGCTTCGCTGCATCGCCCGCCCGTCGTCGTCGCATCCGGCCCCTAGCCCGCTCCCCAGGGCACGCGGCGCGTCCGAGGCagtggcggaggcggaggcgggggcgCAGTTGGCGAGGAGGAGCGCCGCCGCAGCGGGGAGGGAGcaggtggaggcggaggtggacgACGAAAAGGAGCGTCTGATCGCGTCGCTGCCGCTGTTCACGATGGCGTCGGCGCTGGCGGCCCTGCCCAAGAGCTCCCCCGACTGCGCCGTCTGCCTCTCTCCGTTCTCGCCCGACGCCGAGCTGCGGCTGCTCCCGGCGTGTCATCACGCGTTCCACGCCGCCTGCGTCGACGCCTGGCTCCGCACCACCCTGTCCTGCCCGCTCTGCCGCGCCGACGTCTCGCTCCCGCACCCGCCCCTCccgcccaccgccgccgcggggcAGGAGCCGCTCGACTCGCGGAtgagcagcaacaacaactcCAGGAGCTTCCGCGTCGAGATCGGCAGCGTCAGCAACCGCCGCTCGTCCGCCGCGGGCGACGACTGCCGCACCTACTCTCTCGGCTCCTTCGACTACCGCGTCAACGAGGAGGTCGAGGCCGTCGTGGCCCGCATCGCGCGCCCCGCCGCGGCAGCGGTGAAGTCCGCGACCCCAGCCGCGGCCGCGCCGTCAACCCCCGGCGAAACGCTCGCCGAGGCGGCGGGATCGCGCGGGTGGCTGCGCGAGTACGTCGACCGCCTCGCCTCGTCGGCGTCGTCCCTCTCCGGGCGGTGGAGCGGGCGGTGGAGCCAGGGCCACCACAGCCACCGCCACGACGACGCGCGGTGGAGCCAGGGCCACCACAGCCTCCGGCACGACGACTCATGGCGCTGGGACCCCGAGGCGGCGGGCGCCATGTCCCGCGCGCCGGACGAGGAGGAGCCGGGCTTCGTGTCCCTGTACCGTTGGATCGTCGGCGTATAG